The sequence GGCTCGATCCGCGAAATCTTTCCGATCAGTTTGCCAACTACTGGGAGCAAAATGTAACCCACTCGAAAATTAACCAGGCTTACTGCGCTGATAATCCACAAAACTATGTGGCCTATTCTGATGAGTGCTGGGGACTTACCGCCAGCGATGGTTATTCCGGTTACTCGGCACATTCGCCAAATAACGACCGCGGCGTTCTTACGCCTACAGCGGCGTTGTCGTCGATGCCTTACACACCTGAGGAATCGATGGAAGCATTGCGCTTTTTCTACTACACACTTGGAGATAAATTGTGGGGAGAATATGGATTCTACGACGCTTTTGATTTCACGAACGGCTGGGTGGCTGATTCGTACCTGGCTATCGATCAGGGGCCGATTATAGTGATGATTGAAAATTACCGGACTAACTTGCTTTGGGATCTGTTTATGTCGTGCCCCGAAGTACAATCCGGATTAACAAAACTTGATTTTACGTATTAGCATGAAGAAGATTATATTTCCAATATTATTGATTGCATTGATTTTTACAATGGCTTTTTCGGGATGCCAATCCGGAAGCAAAAAATCAGTTGAGAAGATGCAGGAAGCCGAAATTTCACTTGAAGATTCGTTACTGAATCTGGTGCAATACCAAACCTTTCAGTATTTCTGGGACGGTGCAGAACCGAATTCCGGAATGGCTCGGGAACGTATTCACATGGATAATATTTATCCGCAAAACGATCAAAATACGGTTACACTCGGAGGTTCAGGATTTGGCGTAATGGCAATTCTTGTTGGTATCGAACGCGGATTTATCACACGTGAGCAGGCACTGGAACGTTTTCAACGAATTGTAGCTTATCTCGGAACAGCCGATCGTTTCCATGGGGCGTGGCCACACTGGCTCGACGGACCTACTGGAAAAGTAAAACCTTTCAGTAAAAAAGATGATGCTGGCGATTTGGTGGAAACTGCTTTTATGATCCAGGGATTACTGGCAGTTGCCGAATATTATAAAGATGGAAATGAAGCGGAACAACAGTTGGTGGCCGATATTCAGCAATTGTGGGAAGAAGTGGAATGGGACTGGTACACCCAAGGAAAAGATGTTTTGTATTGGCATTGGTCACCGAATTATGGCTGGGAGATGAATTTCCCGGTGGGTGGTTATAACGAGTGCCTGATTATGTATGTCCTGGCAGCCTCATCGCCAACGCATTCAATTTCTCCGACCGTTTACGACAAAGGCTGGGCGCTTAACGGAGACATTGCAAAAGACACGGTTTATTATGGTCTGAGTACCGTTCTCAATTTCTACGAACACAACGATGATCCGATCGGGCCACTTTTTTGGGCACATTATTCCTACCTTGGACTGAATCCGAAAGGGTTAAAAGACAAGTATGCCGACTACTGGAAACTGAATGTAAATCATGCTACCATTCATTATCGTTATGCATTGGATAATCCAAAGAACTTTAAAGGTTACGGTGAAAATCAATGGGGATTTACTTCCAGTTATTCCATGCGTGGTTACGCAGGGCACCGTCCGGGCAAGATGGACTTAGGTGTTA comes from uncultured Draconibacterium sp. and encodes:
- a CDS encoding glucoamylase family protein, whose translation is MKKIIFPILLIALIFTMAFSGCQSGSKKSVEKMQEAEISLEDSLLNLVQYQTFQYFWDGAEPNSGMARERIHMDNIYPQNDQNTVTLGGSGFGVMAILVGIERGFITREQALERFQRIVAYLGTADRFHGAWPHWLDGPTGKVKPFSKKDDAGDLVETAFMIQGLLAVAEYYKDGNEAEQQLVADIQQLWEEVEWDWYTQGKDVLYWHWSPNYGWEMNFPVGGYNECLIMYVLAASSPTHSISPTVYDKGWALNGDIAKDTVYYGLSTVLNFYEHNDDPIGPLFWAHYSYLGLNPKGLKDKYADYWKLNVNHATIHYRYALDNPKNFKGYGENQWGFTSSYSMRGYAGHRPGKMDLGVISPTAALSSFPYTPEQSMNFLKYLYLEADSLVGEYGPYDAYSQTENWYLPRYLAIDQGPIPVMIENYRSGLLWDLFMRNEDVKKGLAKLGFETP